The Megachile rotundata isolate GNS110a chromosome 11, iyMegRotu1, whole genome shotgun sequence genome includes a region encoding these proteins:
- the Syx18 gene encoding syntaxin 18, translated as MDVSSLFKASVKTVSLRNKDLGTINNVRGLKKLRSKSAFFIKAQGVVAQISKLREFLLENRKAYLNFSNYLPNVPSMTDVDRDQIDVGAQKIMSTCSQLIKELRREIANCEVSPQNLEHREIMLLLIEDYLKNVCKIYSEQKAMRVKRAMEIRKIAKLELNTNSVRQLEVDVKIPESNITEITEDKDNKISSNNSSPMKIQEINGDVNSLMYEEEISPEDIQLFEAENEQLYNELNTITEEVKQIETKVVHIAELQEIFTEKVLDQDKDLDRLMTTVVGSTENVKEANEQIRQAIQRNAGLRVWILFFLLVMSFSLLFLDWYNP; from the coding sequence ATGGATGTCAGTTCATTATTTAAAGCCAGTGTGAAGACAGTTAGCCTTCGCAACAAAGATCTTGGAACTATTAACAATGTACGAGGTCTGAAAAAACTAAGAAGTAAAAGTGCATTCTTTATAAAAGCACAAGGTGTAGTCGCACAGATATCAAAGTTACGTGAGTTTCTGCTAGAAAATCGTAAAgcttatttgaatttttcaaattatttgccAAATGTACCAAGTATGACGGATGTTGACCGTGATCAAATTGATGTGGGTGCACAAAAAATAATGAGCACATGTTCTCAGTTAATCAAAGAATTGCGAAGAGAAATTGCTAACTGCGAAGTTTCACCACAAAATTTGGAACATAGAGAAATCATGTTGTTGTTAATTgaagattatttgaaaaatgtttgtaaaatttattctgAACAGAAAGCAATGCGTGTAAAGAGGGCAATGGAAATAAGGAAAATTGCGAAATTAGAATTGAATACAAACTCTGTAAGGCAGCTGGAAGTTGATGTGAAAATACCTGAATCAAATATAACTGAAATAACAGAAGATAAAGACAATAAGATAAGTTCCAATAACTCTAGTCCTATGAAAATACAAGAAATAAATGGAGATGTTAATTCACTGATGTATGAGGAAGAAATATCACCTGAAGATATACAACTATTTGAAGCAGAAAATGAACAGTTGTATAATGAACTTAATACAATTACTGAAGAAGTTAAGCAAATTGAAACCAAGGTTGTACATATAGCTGAACTGCAAGAGATATTTACAGAGAAAGTACTAGATCAAGACAAGGATTTAGACCGTTTGATGACAACAGTTGTGGGATCAACGGAAAATGTCAAGGAGGCTAATGAACAAATTAGGCAAGCAATTCAAAGGAACGCAGGACTCAGAGTGTGGATTCTGTTTTTCCTTCTAGTTATGTCTTTTTCTCTATTGTTTCTTGATTGGTACAATCCTTAA
- the epsilonCOP gene encoding coatomer subunit epsilon — translation MEHCYRNDKMARQQQADVDELFDVKNHFYIGNYQQCINEAQKIKSTSPEVAMERDVFLYRAYIAQRKFRVVLDEINNSSPMDLQPLKMLADYFANPSRREAIVMELQEATNRANYDNHNFLIVAATIYYHEKNLEAALRILRNVDHLECLALTLQIYLKMDRLDLAKKELKTMQEKDDDATLTQLAQAWLNISSGGDKLQDAYYIFQEMIDKHSSTSMLLNGQATCFIGQAKYEEAETALQESLDKDSNNPDTLINMIVLSQHMGKPPEVANRYLSQLKDSHLEHPFVKEYLQKEIEFQRLRKQYSSSA, via the exons ATGGAACACTGCTATCGAAATGACAAGATGGCACGTCAGCAGCAAGCAGACGTCGACGAACTTTTTGACGTGAAAAATCACTTTTATATTGGCAATTATCAGCAATGTATCAACGAAGCGCAAAAAATCAAG TCAACTTCGCCGGAGGTGGCAATGGAGCGAGACGTATTTCTTTACCGTGCTTACATAGCACAACGGAAATTTCGTGTTGTACTAGATGAGATTAATAACTCATCACCGATGGATTTGCAACCGCTTAAAATGTTGGCAGATTACTTTGCAAATCCCAGCCGCAGAGAAGCAATAGTTATGGAGTTACAAGAGGCAACAAACCGTGCTAATTATGATAATCATAACTTCTTGATCGTTGCTGCAACCATCTACTATCATGAGAAGAATTTAGAAGCAGCTCTTAGGATACTTCGCAATGTTGATCATTTAGAATGTCTAGCTTTaacattgcaaatttatttaaagatggATCGATTAGATCTGGCAAAGAAAGAATTGAAAACAATGCAAGAGAAAGATGACGATGCTACATTAACTCAGTTAGCACAAGCATGGCTTAACATAAGCAGTGGAGGTGATAAGTTGCAAGATGCTTACTATATATTCCAG GAAATGATAGATAAACATTCCAGTACAAGTATGTTGTTGAATGGACAAGCTACTTGTTTCATCGGGCAAGCAAAGTATGAAGAAGCTGAAACAGCCTTACAGGAATCTCTAGACAAAGACAGTAATAATCCTGACACTTTAATCAACATGATCGTTCTTTCACAACATATGGGAAAACCACCTGAAGTCGCTAATCGCTATCTAAGTCAATTGAAAGATTCCCATTTGGAGCATCCATTTGTCAAAGAATACTTACAAAAAGAGATAGAGTTTCAAAGGCTCAGAAAGCAATATTCTTCGTCCGCCTAA